AAAATCGGCCTGATCGTGCCGGAGTACGTCAAGGCCAAGTCGCTCGAAGACCTGAAGACCGACGACTCCTTCAAGAAACGCATCGTTGGCATCGACGCCGGTTCAGGCGTGATGCTCAAGACCGAACAGGCGATCAAGGACTACGACCTGACCGGTTATCAACTCAAGGCCAGTTCCGGCGCCGGCATGATTGCCGAGCTGACCCGTGCCGAGAAGAAGAACGAATCCATCGCGGTCACCGGTTGGGTTCCGCACTGGATGTTCGCCAAGTGGAAACTGCGCTTCCTGGAAGACCCGAAGGGCGTCTATGGCGCGGCTGAGACTGTAAACAGCATCGGTAGCAAAGGCCTGGAAGCCAAGGCGCCGGAAGTGGTCGCGTTCCTGAAGAAGTTCCAGTGGGCTTCGAAGGATGAAATCGGCGAAGTGATGCTGGCGATCCAGGAAGGTGCCAAGCCTGACGCCGCCGCCAAGGACTGGGTCGCCAAGCACCCGGACCGCGTGAAGGAGTGGACTGGCAAGTAATCGGCCTGGTCTAGCTGTTACACAAAAACCGCATGGCCTTGGGTCATGCGGTTTTTTTACGCTCGCAGTTCCTCGGTTTTCCGTCCTCATGCAAACCGTCATGTCGTTCTAATACTAAGGTCGTCTGGAACCTGGCCTTGAGCCGCATAGAGTAGCGTTGTTCCAACTTAATCTGTGCTGCGAGGATAAAAACAATGAACGACAGCATTTACCTCTCGATTCAAAACAGCCCGCGCTTCAAGGAGCTGGTGAGAAAGCGAGAGAAGTTCGCCTGGATTCTCTCGGCGATCATGCTTGGCTTGTATTCCGGCTTCATTCTCCTGATTGCTTACGGGCCCCACATACTGGGCGCAAAGATCAGTCCCGAGTCGACAATCACCTGGGGAATACCTATCGGTGTTGGCCTGATTCTCTCGGCATTTGTCCTGACCGGCATTTACGTACGACGCGCCAACGGCGAATTCGACGACCTGAACAATGCGATTCTCAAGGAGGCTCAGCAATGATCCGGCGTCTACTGGCTCTATTGAGTGTCGCAGCGTTTGCACCGGGTGTCTGGGCGGCTGATGCCGTGGCGGGTGCCGTGCAGAAACAACCTCTCAACGTCGCGGCTATCCTGATGTTCGTGGCCTTCGTCGGCGCGACCCTGTACATCACGTACTGGGCCTCGAAGAAAAACAACTCGGCGGCCGACTACTATGCGGCCGGCGGCAAGATCACCGGCTTCCAGAACGGCCTGGCAATCGCGGGCGACTACATGTCGGCGGCGTCCTTCCTGGGCATTTCCGCGTTGGTGTTCACGTCCGGTTATGACGGCCTGATCTACTCCATCGGCTTCCTGGTGGGCTGGCCGATCATTCTGTTCCTGATCGCCGAGCGCCTGCGTAACCTGGGTAAATACACCTTTGCCGACGTGGCGTCCTATCGCCTCGGGCAAACCCAGATTCGCAGTCTGTCCGCCTGCGGCTCGCTGGTGGTGGTGGCGTTCTACCTGATCGCGCAAATGGTCGGTGCCGGCAAGCTGATCCAGCTGCTGTTCGGCCTGGACTACCACGTCGCGGTGATCCTGGTCGGCATCCTGATGTGCCTCTATGTGTTGTTCGGCGGCATGCTGGCGACCACTTGGGTACAGATCATCAAGGCGGTGCTGTTGCTGTCGGGTGCTTCGTTCATGGCCTTGATGGTGATGAAGCACGTCAACTTCGACTTCAACATGCTGTTCTCCGAGGCGGTAAAGGTTCACGCCAAGGGTGAGGCGATCATGAGCCCCGGCGGCTTGGTGAAGGATCCGATTTCGGCCTTCTCCCTGGGCCTGGCGCTGATGTTCGGTACCGCTGGCCTGCCACACATCCTGATGCGTTTCTTCACCGTGAGCGACGCCAAGGAAGCGCGCAAGAGCGTGCTGTACGCTACTGGCTTCATCGGCTACTTCTACATCCTGACCTTCATCATCGGCTTCGGCGCGATCCTGCTGGTCAGCACCAACCCGGCCTTCAAGGACGCGGCGGGTGCCTTGCTGGGTGGTAACAACATGGCGGCGGTGCACCTGTCCAACGCGGTTGGCGGCAGCATCTTCCTGGGCTTCATCTCGGCGGTGGCGTTCGCGACCATCCTGGCGGTGGTAGCGGGCCTGACCCTGGCGGGTGCCTCGGCGGTGTCCCATGACCTGTATGCCAGCGTGATCAAGAAAGGCAAGGCCAACGAGAAGGATGAGATTCGCGTCTCGAAAATCACCACCATCTGTCTGGCGGTGCTGGCGATCGGCCTGGGTATCCTGTTCGAGAAGCAGAACATCGCGTTCATGGTGGGCCTGGCTTTCTCTATCGCGGCGAGCTGCAACTTCCCGGTACTGCTGCTTTCGATGTACTGGAAGAAGCTGACCACCCGTGGCGCCATGATTGGCGGCTGGCTGGGCCTGGTCAGTGCGGTGGGCCTGATGGTGCTCGGTCCGACCATTTGGGTGCAGATCATGGGTCACGAGAAGGCGATCTTCCCGTATGAATACCCTGCGCTGTTCTCGATGATCATCGCCTTTGTCGGCATCTGGTTCTTCTCCATCACCGACAAGTCGGCTGCAGGCGCCAATGAGCGGGCGTTGTTCTTCCCGCAGTTCGTGCGTTCGCAGACTGGCCTGGGTGCGAGTGGGGCGGTTAACCACTGAGATGACTTGAAGGCTGCTGATTAGGGCCTTTGTCTAACGAAATACCCCGGTCGAGAGGCCGGGGTATTTTTGTTTGGGCGGGTTATCACCACGCTTTGAAGGGATAAACAAGGGTAGAAACAAAACAGCCCCTGCTCTTATATAAGAAGCAGGGGCTGTTTCAGTGCTGCGTAGGATCTATTGCAAGGCAGGCCTTACTTGCGATCTTCCAGCTTGGTGATGTCGCGCGACTTGTAGCCGGTGTACAGCTGGCGAGGGCGGCCGATCTTGTACGGGCTGGAGAGCATTTCCTTCCAGTGGGAGATCCAGCCGACGGTCCGCGCCAGGGCGAAGATCACGGTGAACATGCTGGTTGGAATGCCGATCGCCTTGAGGATGATCCCCGAGTAGAAGTCGACGTTCGGGTACAGCGAGCGCTCGATGAAGTACGGGTCGGTCAGGGCGATCTCTTCCAGGCGCATGGCCAGTTCGAGTTGCGGATCGTTCTTGATCCCCAGTTCCTTGAGCACTTCGTCGCAGGTCTGCTTCATCACGGTGGCGCGTGGGTCGCGGTTCTTGTAGACCCGGTGACCGAAGCCCATCAGCTTGAACGGATCGTTCTTGTCCTTGGCCTTGGCGATGAACTTGTCGATGTTCGAGACATCGCCGATTTCATCGAGCATGGTCAATACCGCTTCGTTCGCACCGCCGTGGGCAGGGCCCCAGAGTGCGGCGATACCGGCGGCAATGCAGGCGAACGGGTTGGCACCCGACGAACCGGCCAGGCGCACGGTGGACGTTGAGGCGTTCTGCTCGTGATCGGCATGGAGGATGAAGATCCGGTCCATGGCCTTGGCGAGCACCGGGCTGATCGGTTTGATCTCGCACGGGGTGTTGAACATCATATGCAGGAAGTTTTCTGCATAGGTCAGGTCGTTGCGCGGGTACATCATGGGCTGGCCCATGGAGTACTTGTAGACCATGGCTGCCAGGGTTGGCATCTTCGCCACCAGGCGGATCGCGGAGATTTCGCGATGCTGGGGGTTATTGATGTCCAGGGAGTCGTGGTAGAAGGCCGAGAGGGCGCCGACAACGCCGCACATGACGGCCATCGGGTGGGCATCGCGACGGAAACCGTTGAAGAAGGTCTTCAACTGTTCGTGAACCATGGTGTGGTTCTTCACGGTGCTGACGAACTGGGCCTTTTGCTCTGCGGTCGGCAGCTCGCCGTTGAGCAGCAGGTAGCAGGTTTCCAGGTAGTCCGATTTTTCAGCCAGTTGTTCGATCGGATAGCCGCGGTGCAGCAGGATGCCGTTGTCGCCGTCGATATAGGTGATTTTCGACTCGCACGAAGCGGTCGACATGAAACCTGGGTCAAAGGTGAAACGGCCCGTGGCCGTCAGGCCCCGTACGTCGATTACATCGGGACCAACGGTGCCGGTTAAAATGGGCAGCTCGACGGGGGCTGCGCCCTCGATGATCAACTGCGCTTTTTTGTCAGCCATGTGGCCTCCTATTAATGCTTGGAATCATCAGACAGACCCCCCACGCAGGGCCCGCACCACTATAGTGAGATAAATCCGAATGTCAATTTGCCTAAAGTCTTGCTCCAGAAGGCTTTAACCGGACTTTTTCCGCGAAATTGACTGCCATTTACGCCTTTTATGGCGCTTGTGCAATGCGCTATTAGGGGAAGGTGAACGCGTTGTCATTAGTAGCCTAACTGTCTATACTCGGCCACCGACCGCCAGGGGCTTTTGGGCCTGCTTTCTTGGGGGTCGTCACTCCCTGGGTGGTGAGTACCTGACCAGTGCGCGCCCCAACAACTTTGCCCTGATTGTTAGGGGCTCTTCAGTGTGAAAAATAAGCCGTGAAAAGCCAACGACCTGTAAACCTAGACCTAAGGACCATCAAACTCCCAGTCACTGCTTACACGTCCATTCTTCACCGTATTTCCGGTGTCATCCTCTTCGTCAGCCTGGCCATCATGCTTTACGCATTGGACAAGTCGCTCGATTCGGAAGAAGGCTTCGGTCAGGTGAAAGCGTGTCTGACCAGTCCGCTAGCCAAGCTAGTGATTTGGGGCATCCTGTCCGCCTTGCTGTATCACCTGGTAGCCGGCGTGCGCCACTTGATCATGGACATGGGCATCGG
The Pseudomonas marvdashtae genome window above contains:
- a CDS encoding cation acetate symporter, coding for MIRRLLALLSVAAFAPGVWAADAVAGAVQKQPLNVAAILMFVAFVGATLYITYWASKKNNSAADYYAAGGKITGFQNGLAIAGDYMSAASFLGISALVFTSGYDGLIYSIGFLVGWPIILFLIAERLRNLGKYTFADVASYRLGQTQIRSLSACGSLVVVAFYLIAQMVGAGKLIQLLFGLDYHVAVILVGILMCLYVLFGGMLATTWVQIIKAVLLLSGASFMALMVMKHVNFDFNMLFSEAVKVHAKGEAIMSPGGLVKDPISAFSLGLALMFGTAGLPHILMRFFTVSDAKEARKSVLYATGFIGYFYILTFIIGFGAILLVSTNPAFKDAAGALLGGNNMAAVHLSNAVGGSIFLGFISAVAFATILAVVAGLTLAGASAVSHDLYASVIKKGKANEKDEIRVSKITTICLAVLAIGLGILFEKQNIAFMVGLAFSIAASCNFPVLLLSMYWKKLTTRGAMIGGWLGLVSAVGLMVLGPTIWVQIMGHEKAIFPYEYPALFSMIIAFVGIWFFSITDKSAAGANERALFFPQFVRSQTGLGASGAVNH
- the gltA gene encoding citrate synthase; protein product: MADKKAQLIIEGAAPVELPILTGTVGPDVIDVRGLTATGRFTFDPGFMSTASCESKITYIDGDNGILLHRGYPIEQLAEKSDYLETCYLLLNGELPTAEQKAQFVSTVKNHTMVHEQLKTFFNGFRRDAHPMAVMCGVVGALSAFYHDSLDINNPQHREISAIRLVAKMPTLAAMVYKYSMGQPMMYPRNDLTYAENFLHMMFNTPCEIKPISPVLAKAMDRIFILHADHEQNASTSTVRLAGSSGANPFACIAAGIAALWGPAHGGANEAVLTMLDEIGDVSNIDKFIAKAKDKNDPFKLMGFGHRVYKNRDPRATVMKQTCDEVLKELGIKNDPQLELAMRLEEIALTDPYFIERSLYPNVDFYSGIILKAIGIPTSMFTVIFALARTVGWISHWKEMLSSPYKIGRPRQLYTGYKSRDITKLEDRK
- a CDS encoding DUF485 domain-containing protein; the encoded protein is MNDSIYLSIQNSPRFKELVRKREKFAWILSAIMLGLYSGFILLIAYGPHILGAKISPESTITWGIPIGVGLILSAFVLTGIYVRRANGEFDDLNNAILKEAQQ
- the sdhC gene encoding succinate dehydrogenase, cytochrome b556 subunit, whose amino-acid sequence is MKSQRPVNLDLRTIKLPVTAYTSILHRISGVILFVSLAIMLYALDKSLDSEEGFGQVKACLTSPLAKLVIWGILSALLYHLVAGVRHLIMDMGIGETLEGGKLGSKIVIAVSVVVIVLAGVWIW
- a CDS encoding glycine betaine ABC transporter substrate-binding protein; translated protein: MKMRRLLGAGAALVLAISSTLASAETKTLSIGYVDGWSDSVATTHVAAEVIKQKLGYDVKLQAVATGIMWQGVATGKLDAMLSAWLPVTHGDYWTKNKDQVVDYGPNFKDAKIGLIVPEYVKAKSLEDLKTDDSFKKRIVGIDAGSGVMLKTEQAIKDYDLTGYQLKASSGAGMIAELTRAEKKNESIAVTGWVPHWMFAKWKLRFLEDPKGVYGAAETVNSIGSKGLEAKAPEVVAFLKKFQWASKDEIGEVMLAIQEGAKPDAAAKDWVAKHPDRVKEWTGK